The genomic segment aaggaataaaaagacaaCAGGCTGGATATAAGAAGGTAAGGCCACAGGAGGAGGGCAAAGGTGGAAATTACTACAGTTATCTCATCATGGTTCAAAGTTAAGAGTTTTTGACAGCCCTGAAGTCTTGCCAGATGACAGCCAGGTAAAAGATAGTTTAGAATCACCTGGAAGCTCATAAAAGTGACATAAgttttgaagagctggattttattattaaaaatataaacattgaaagacagagaaaggataATTAGGAaatccaccccccaccccccagagaaagaaagaaacttgggaaagggggagagagaaggaaagaaagagaaaaatgtgacAATTGTCTCCATGTAACAAGTCTTTTCAAAGAGGGGGTCAGGATAAAATAGGATGTTTGATTTGTTGTCCTAATGTCATGTTTGTGTTCTCTCCTACTCCTTGTTTGTGCCCCCAGGTTCCAAATGGAAGAAAGTACAATAAGATGTGGCTAATAAATTTACTCCAGAGTTATTGCAGTGTGGGCTTCACACCAGTTGATGTAAGAGATAAACACTGAACCCCAGTTTGTCCACGCAGGGGATAGGGAGAGGCCAGGGTCCCTGCAGGATGTTGGCCTCCAGCATCATAtctgttgtcttttttctttatagttccAGTACATCAGAAACAGTATACAATTCTTTGTTCAAAATGCCAAAACTGCTGTTGAATTGATGAATTTAAACTACGAGATAAgtgacaaggaaaacaaaaaggttGGTGttgatggaatttttttttaactacgtTTTGCATATAGGGAGCCTGGCCAGAGATGAGTCTGTCTCTGGGACAGGAAGTCCTGATGTTTACCCTACCCTCCCTTCACACAGATTTCTATCTATGTGACTTCATCTAGTGAACCTGCATCTGTACGTTATAAGTTAACACCAGAACAAATGAATACCCTAAAGGTAAGGCAGACTCACGACACATTGTTTCTGCTTCCCCATATCTCCCCTTTTCCTCCAACTCAGTGAAGTCCCTGTCACTAACATACCCAGAGCCTCAGAGCTACTCTCTTCATATCTGTTTCTGCAGCTGAGTATGAAGAAACGATATAATGTCTCCAGGAATGCTCTGTACCTCAGGAAGCTTCGCTTCGACCAAGGTATAACTGACAACAATAATTGTAGGTCACAAATCTTCCTGGGAGGAAGACAATGGTAACTTTCGAAGGGGTCTGCACTGCTACTGGTGTAGACAGACTTCTCCTTGCCTGCTAATTACTTTCTTCCACTTCTTGAAGACTTGATGTATCGTGGAATTGACCTGTTTCTGAACAGAAGAAGCTGCATGACTGCCACCCTTCAAGTTATCCAAGAGGATTACCCCCAGGTGAGGCCATAGATCCAGTTATGATATTTTGGTGGAAGTCCAGAAGGGACGGAGTGCAGGGAGGCTTGTCTCTTAGAAGCTACATAATAATGATCATGCTAAATCTTTCTCTCATCAGCTGCTGTCCTTGAATGtgagcaacaacaaaatatactGCCTAGATGGCCTGTCTGAATTAATAGAGAAGGCCCCTCATGTCAAGACCCTCAAACTTTCAGGAAATTTGGTAAGCTGAGATTTGGGTTGCAGGTGGAAGGCAATGTACACTCTGATGCGTGGCTGCAAGAGGAGAGAAAGTTGCCTCTGTGAGGATGGGAGCTATAGATGCTAGGTTCTAGATCTATATGGCTTTGTGTGGAACACCTTTACCAGTTCTCTCCCATTTTCCTCAGCTAAGAACAGTCTGGGAGTTGGAGAAGATGAAAGGGCTGAAGCTGGAAAAGCTGTGGCTAGAAGGGAACCCCTTGTGCAGCTCCTTCCGAGACCATTCTTCCTATGTAAGGTACATATCTGCTAACATCTCTCTCCCNNNNNNNNNNNNNNNNNNNNNNNNNNNNNNNNNNNNNNNNNNNNNNNNNNNNNNNNNNNNNNNNNNNNNNNNNNNNNNNNNNNNNNNNNNNNNNNNNNNNNNNNNNNNNNNNNNNNNNNNNNNNNNNNNNNNNNNNNNNNNNNNNNNNNNNNNNNNNNNNNNNNNNNNNNNNNNNNNNNNNNNNNNNNNNNNNNNNNNNNNNNNNNNNNNNNNNNNNNNNNNNNNNNNNNNNNNNNNNNNNNNNNNNNNNNNNNNNNNNNNNNNNNNNNNNNNNNNNNNNNNNNNNNNNNNNNNNNNNNNNNNNNNNNNNNNNNNNNNNNNNNNNNNNNNNNNNNNNNNNNNNNNNNNNNNNNNNNNNNNNNNNNNNNNNNNNNNNNNNNNNNNNNNNNNNNNNNNNNNNNNNNNNNNNNNNNNNNNNNNNNNNNNNNNNNNNNNNNNNNNNNNNNNNNNNNNNNNNNNNNNNNNNNNNNNNNNNNNNNNNNNNNNNNNNNNNNNNNNNNNNNNNNNNNNNNNNNNNNNNNNNNNNNNNNNNNNNNNNNNNNNNNNNNNNNNNNNNNNNNNNNNNNNNNNNNNNNNNNNNNNNNNNNNNNNNNNNNNNNNNNNNNNNNNNNNNNNNNNNNNNNNNNNNNNNNNNNNNNNNNNNNNNNNNNNNNNNNNNNNNNNNNNNNNNNNNNNNNNNNNNNNNNNNNNNNNNNNNNNNNNNNNNNNNNNNNNNNNNNNNNNNNNNNNNNNNNNNNNNNNNNNNNNNNNNNNNNNNNNNNNNNNNNNNNNNNNNNNNNNNNNNNNNNNNNNNNNNNNNNNNNNNNNNNNNNNNNNNNNNNNNNNNNNNNNNNNNNNNNNNNNNNNNNNNNNNNNNNNNNNNNNNNNNNNNNNNNNNNNNNNNNNNNNNNNNNNNNNNNNNNNNNNNNNNNNNNNNNNNNNNNNNNNNNNNNNNNNNNNNNNNNNNNNNNNNNNNNNNNNNNNNNNNNNNNNNNNNNNNNNNNNNNNNNNNNNNNNNNNNNNNNNNNNNNNNNNNNNNNNNNNNNNNNNNNNNNNNNNNNNNNNNNNNNNNNNNNNNNNNNNNNNNNNNNNNNNNNNNNNNNNNNNNNNNNNNNNNNNNNNNNNNNNNNNNNNNNNNNNNNNNNNNNNNNNNNNNNNNNNNNNNNNNNNNNNNNNNNNNNNNNNNNNNNNNNNNNNNNNNNNNNNNNNNNNNNNNNNNNNNNNNNNNNNNNNNNNNNNNNNNNNNNNNNNNNNNNNNNNNNNNNNNNNNNNNNNNNNNNNNNNNNNNNNNNNNNNNNNNNNNNNNNNNNNNNNNNNNNNNNNNNNNNNNNNNNNNNNNNNNNNNNNNNNNNNNNNNNNNNNNNNNNNNNNNNNNNNNNNNNNNNNNNNNNNNNNNNNNNNNNNNNNNNNNNNNNNNNNNNAGGCTTTCTggagcaagaagggaaggaagagggcagaagaggtcATAGGCCTCCATCCATGCTGAGCTGGGGACTCACTCATCACTTTTGCTTCTAGACAATGGCTCTTGCCTCCAGGGATGCTCTCTATCCCCAGATCACTCAGGAAAATTGTAGGTCTGCATGTTCTGCCAGTCTCAGTATAGTGCATGCTTTCATTCCTGCTTTGCATCCCTGGGCTAACCAGGCAGGGATGAAGGAAAAGGCAGCAGTGCGGGAGCCTTTTGCCCTGTGTTACACCATCCCACTGTCCCAGGCTAGACAGAATATCTCCTATtccctttgctttgtttcttctgcCTATTTTGCCTTTACTATCCTTTGTCTGTCTCATATTTCCTTCACCATCCCTCCCTTACCACCCATTTCTGTCACCATCTACAATTCCCCTGTTATCTCCTCTTGATTCCTGAGCCATATCTCCCTCAACTCCATTTCTCATCATTCCAAAGAATCCTGGACACCTGGCAAGGTGACAGAGCCCTGAGGTCCTGTCTTATGCCCTGCTCCTCTAAAGGCCTTCTCTGGAGactctgaggaagaggaggagagagtcagagaaaggaggaagcccTGGAGACTGGGTTCCCAGTATGGCTTCTTGGGGCTAGTGCAGTGTGGGTGGGAGCTACCCAAGCATGGGAAGCAggtaaggggagggagaaccaCAGGCAGGCAGGTGCAGGGGAGTTGAACTACTACTAGGACTTGAACTGTCAGTCACTTCTTATGGCTTTTGCTTTTTTCCACAGTGCAATTCTGAACTATTTTCCGGAGTTGTCACACTTAGTAAGTTCCTGCCTTAATTATTTCACTTCTACTTCAAATACAAGACGTCCACCCCTGCTCCCAAGCCCTTTGTGTCTTGCTAGAAATCATATGTGCCCCCAGACTattatccatttaaaatgtcatgaattcttgaaaaaaaaaaaaacatgaatctTCTCCTTGGGGAAAACTATCCAATaagcacagaaagaaaggaggagaaacaggGGAGATATCTTGCAGGCATCCACTGTAATCTCACAGCTCATGGAATTTCCTGGGCATTTCATACCTGGCTCTTATTCTTGTTCTGAAGCCTTCTTTAGCTGTTTGGGCATCCATCATGTGCCATGTCCCTCATCTGTGCTCCTAACATCTTTCTTCCTGCAGGATGGCAGGAAATTATTCCCAACAATTGACATTAACACCCTGGAAATAATAAAACCACGCAAGGTGAGGAGAGACGGTCAAGCTTCAAGAAGTTGCAAGAGAGTTTTTGTCAactaactcatttaaaaatgtcttccatTTCAGCAAAGCTATAAAGGATCTAAGAGTCTGAAGAATCTGCTCATGCAATTTATGCTTCAGTGAGTTGCCTTGAAAGCATGAGAAAATAGAAGGCTGGGCTGAGCTGGGCTGATCTATTATTGCATACGTTTGCATGTAAGAATTTTGGGGTATCGTTTGGGACTTGTGTCAGATATAGCCCTTGATGCACTCCCCGCAGGTACTACTTGATCTACGACTATGGTGATAGATACAGTCTCCTTAGCGCTTACCATGCAGAAGCTTGTTTCTCCCTGACAATCGCTTTCAACTCCGATAAGGAAGATCTGTGAGTATTCCAGCTGAAGCTTTATTCTGGAACAGTAAGTTCCACCTCTAGCATGCACAGGGGTGAAACCATCCAGAACGACACAAATACCCTCAAGCTCCTCTTTTGTTCTCCTAGGAGCAGCTTAGAAGACTACCTCAAAGATAACAGGAATATGATGAGGCTGAAGAACTCCTGTAAGGATGTAATGAAGTGATAAAGGAGGCAATAAGAGAGTAAAAGGTCCAATGGGGTCCAATAACCATTACCTTTGCTTCTCTACTTTATACAGTTTTGCTGATGCAGCTGCTGAAGCACAAAAACTATAACATCGTGGCCTGCCTCCACGAACTGCCAAAAACACAGCATGATTTAAATTCCTATGTAATAGACCTTTGTGTTCAGACAGTGAGTACCTGCTTCTTCCTATAGGTGTGACCAGAAACGAACAAGTAAGTAAGAACTGTTAGAAGAATAATCAAAACCTTAGTTTACCACTTTCTATCTTTTCAGGAAAAAATGATTTGCTTCTCTGTCAATGGAGTTTTCAAGGAAGGTAAGTGTAAAATCTCTATCAGACCTTTTGGGGTTTCTTTCTCATGGTAGAAGTTCCTACGATAGCATTCCCAGcccctttctcattctttcttcgcccctgtccccctccccttcttccccctctctctttctccccttctcccactccccctctcctccccccattctgtcttcattctcttctctactGATTCATTGTTTCCCACATGTTGCTTTACACCCGGCACAGTTCAGGCATTAGGGCTATAAAGGTTGCTTTCTCTCATTCCTCTCGGTGTAAATTGTCCCAGTTTGGCTTCCTTCTGGGTGACACAGTGT from the Mastomys coucha isolate ucsf_1 chromosome X, UCSF_Mcou_1, whole genome shotgun sequence genome contains:
- the LOC116088734 gene encoding nuclear RNA export factor 2-like, giving the protein MNLNYEISDKENKKISIYVTSSSEPASVRYKLTPEQMNTLKLSMKKRYNVSRNALYLRKLRFDQDLMYRGIDLFLNRRSCMTATLQVIQEDYPQLLSLNVSNNKIYCLDGLSELIEKAPHVKTLKLSGNLLRTVWELEKMKGLKLEKLWLEGNPLCSSFRDHSSYVSAILNYFPELSHLDGRKLFPTIDINTLEIIKPRKQSYKGSKSLKNLLMQFMLQYYLIYDYGDRYSLLSAYHAEACFSLTIAFNSDKEDLSSLEDYLKDNRNMMRLKNSFLLMQLLKHKNYNIVACLHELPKTQHDLNSYVIDLCVQTEKMICFSVNGVFKEVEGKSWGCVRAFTRTFILTVDSQFRLCIVNDEMILRNASPAETKKAFSTTRPTMSYDQSCQNTQTDLKPFENKWKCIRIDEAIFIFQTEEMFSSEFFRCNF